A single genomic interval of Saccharothrix saharensis harbors:
- a CDS encoding GNAT family N-acetyltransferase gives MSFAGDGGRHPGWPARLGPLRVPAGLVALRPPKLMDASAWSRARLRDRAYLEDWEPTAAEGWHERNAPLAWPPQWSSLKSLARRGQALPFVITVDGELAGQITVGNIVRGSLRSAWVGYWVAADRARGGVATAALALVVDHCFGEGGLHRLEATVRPENRASLRVLAKAGFREEGLFLRYLDVAGDWRDHLCFAMTAEEASPEGLVRRLVAQGYARTA, from the coding sequence ATGAGTTTCGCGGGTGACGGTGGTCGGCACCCCGGTTGGCCCGCGCGGCTCGGCCCGCTGCGGGTGCCCGCGGGCCTGGTGGCGCTGCGCCCGCCGAAGCTGATGGACGCCTCGGCGTGGTCGCGGGCCCGGCTGCGCGACCGGGCGTACCTGGAGGACTGGGAGCCCACCGCCGCCGAGGGCTGGCACGAGCGCAACGCGCCGCTGGCGTGGCCGCCGCAGTGGTCGTCGCTCAAGTCGCTGGCCCGGCGCGGCCAGGCGCTGCCGTTCGTGATCACCGTGGACGGCGAGCTGGCCGGTCAGATCACCGTGGGCAACATCGTGCGCGGGTCGTTGCGCTCGGCGTGGGTCGGCTACTGGGTGGCGGCCGACCGGGCGCGCGGCGGCGTGGCCACGGCGGCGCTGGCGCTCGTGGTCGACCACTGCTTCGGCGAGGGCGGCCTGCACCGGCTGGAGGCCACCGTCCGCCCGGAGAACCGGGCCAGCCTCCGGGTGCTCGCCAAGGCCGGGTTCCGCGAGGAGGGCCTGTTCCTGCGGTACCTCGACGTGGCGGGGGACTGGCGCGACCACCTGTGCTTCGCGATGACCGCCGAGGAGGCGTCGCCGGAGGGATTGGTACGCCGGTTGGTCGCACAGGGATACGCCCGAACTGCCTGA